In Alistipes ihumii AP11, a genomic segment contains:
- a CDS encoding EpsG family protein produces the protein MAFSIWYSVPYWAILALYMVLTIIEWRNSGDKRILQFIRIISTVAFLAFFGLRAYVGYDCHVYYAIYEELVPIFKEGYTDNWSNPWYEPGFICYASVVKWISGDYSVFVFISATIDIIILNSFFKRYSTNYAFGFLVLLTMHPVMEIELMRNVKSLMLFLLAVPYIAQRRFWPFALLMALAFTFHTSTIFLFPLFFFVHKPMPKKVFIILFILCNALYLSQIDFLKPAIQAAANLLGGKYAPMTELYLESDLYGASRGISIGYIERFVTSLLIIAYYNKLLAQKQSNVIFINMFGIFLVVVLVFNGISIIAERVGLLFLVSYWILWPALFCCFQRMSNRILFFGCICLYASLRITSITSNAIYKYENIVFQHDSQLERELVKERYAGDIVGN, from the coding sequence ATGGCATTCAGCATTTGGTATTCAGTGCCATACTGGGCTATTTTGGCTCTTTACATGGTATTAACAATAATCGAGTGGCGCAACAGTGGAGACAAACGGATTCTACAATTTATCCGCATCATTTCAACAGTTGCATTTCTTGCCTTTTTTGGTCTAAGAGCTTACGTCGGATATGACTGCCACGTTTATTACGCTATTTATGAGGAACTTGTACCTATTTTCAAAGAGGGATATACAGACAACTGGAGTAATCCATGGTACGAACCCGGATTCATCTGTTACGCTTCCGTGGTCAAGTGGATCAGTGGCGACTATTCTGTATTCGTATTTATCTCCGCCACAATTGACATTATCATTCTGAACAGCTTTTTCAAACGGTATTCTACCAATTACGCCTTCGGCTTCCTTGTGCTCCTGACGATGCATCCGGTCATGGAAATCGAACTCATGCGCAATGTCAAGAGCCTGATGCTTTTCCTACTTGCCGTTCCGTATATCGCCCAACGACGTTTCTGGCCTTTCGCCCTGCTGATGGCGTTGGCTTTTACATTCCATACCAGTACCATTTTTTTGTTTCCGCTGTTCTTTTTCGTACACAAACCTATGCCCAAAAAGGTCTTTATTATTTTATTCATTCTCTGTAATGCTCTTTACCTGTCCCAGATAGACTTTCTCAAACCCGCCATTCAGGCCGCGGCCAATCTGCTAGGAGGAAAATATGCACCCATGACGGAACTTTATCTGGAATCGGATCTGTACGGTGCGAGTCGAGGAATTTCGATCGGATATATAGAACGTTTTGTCACGTCCCTGCTAATCATTGCTTACTATAATAAATTACTTGCGCAGAAACAGAGTAACGTGATATTTATCAATATGTTTGGCATTTTTCTCGTCGTCGTCCTCGTGTTTAATGGAATATCCATCATAGCGGAACGGGTCGGTCTGCTGTTTCTGGTCTCCTACTGGATCTTATGGCCGGCATTATTCTGTTGTTTCCAACGAATGTCGAACCGGATACTTTTTTTCGGCTGTATTTGCCTGTATGCATCGCTAAGAATCACCTCTATCACAAGCAATGCTATTTACAAATATGAAAACATCGTTTTCCAGCATGACTCCCAACTAGAAAGAGAGCTTGTCAAAGAACGTTATGCCGGCGATATCGTTGGCAACTAA
- a CDS encoding glycosyltransferase family 2 protein produces MDVSIILVNYKTEQLLLAAIESVIEKSQGFLYEIIVVDNHSDDDSGRIIAQKSWPVQITYIPLDDNLGFGRANNEGIRIATGRYVFLLNTDTLLINNAIKTMVDYMDGHLSVGICGGNLYDQQMRPVHSFARMPSIFDEICELSLGIIPKITEGKNRGFNHTGRPKRVGYITGADMMIRRTALDAAGWFDPDFFMYYEEVELTERIKKLGYQIISVPQARIIHYESLSSGSNESKIRMRMKSRRIYFDKVHGVRYRHAADFLFLANLVIRFFLFQTLGYSERATNYRTQYQIFKSCNE; encoded by the coding sequence ATGGACGTTTCGATCATACTGGTCAACTACAAGACCGAACAACTGCTACTGGCTGCCATTGAATCGGTCATTGAAAAAAGTCAGGGGTTCCTTTATGAGATTATCGTCGTGGATAATCATTCGGACGACGACTCGGGACGGATCATCGCACAAAAAAGCTGGCCCGTACAGATCACATACATTCCGTTAGATGACAACCTCGGTTTCGGCAGGGCTAACAACGAAGGGATACGTATAGCCACAGGACGTTACGTCTTCTTGCTTAATACAGATACATTGCTTATAAACAATGCGATAAAAACCATGGTGGATTACATGGACGGCCACCTTTCGGTGGGCATTTGCGGTGGAAACCTGTATGACCAACAGATGCGTCCGGTGCACTCCTTTGCCCGCATGCCGTCCATATTCGATGAGATATGTGAATTGTCATTGGGAATCATACCTAAAATAACGGAAGGTAAAAACCGAGGATTCAACCATACGGGCCGTCCCAAACGAGTCGGTTACATTACCGGAGCGGATATGATGATACGGCGTACGGCTTTGGACGCCGCAGGATGGTTCGATCCCGACTTTTTCATGTATTACGAGGAAGTTGAACTGACCGAACGCATCAAAAAACTCGGATACCAAATTATCAGCGTCCCCCAAGCTCGGATTATTCATTATGAAAGTCTGAGTTCGGGATCGAATGAAAGTAAGATACGCATGCGAATGAAAAGCAGGCGGATCTATTTCGATAAGGTGCACGGTGTACGATACCGACATGCAGCAGATTTTCTGTTTCTTGCAAATCTGGTGATTCGTTTCTTTCTGTTCCAGACTTTGGGATATTCCGAACGAGCAACGAACTATCGGACACAATATCAGATTTTCAAATCCTGCAACGAATAA
- a CDS encoding glycosyltransferase family 8 protein — protein sequence MTIILSFNDSYAPHAATVMASIIAHASDKIDFAVLHASLSEEIQTVLTEYFKNQVRSLKFYKIDPSFIAQVSSIQAAPHLLHVETYLRLFAAIVLKDEVVLHIDCDTVVLGDILPIMREYDITKPISACNEYDIHYKSVERPYLKKCHQAYDTYINVESNAYRQQKRLGMQGDFHYFNAGVMLMNLEKWREENLTTTVLEYINTHPFLHAADQDALNAVLNGNFGVLHPKWNSHVLMCGIVTNYSDEEPTEATQHPQIVHFTGSVKPWHYMSSHPYKRQYWKYRKNTPWPKRVFPDRNFMNRIRKHIINPLKRISRYMLGPKYVFRIKQMFGHY from the coding sequence ATGACCATCATCCTTTCTTTCAATGATTCGTATGCCCCGCATGCAGCTACCGTTATGGCTTCGATTATCGCCCATGCAAGCGACAAAATCGACTTCGCCGTTTTGCATGCCTCTCTAAGCGAAGAGATCCAAACAGTTTTAACGGAATACTTCAAAAATCAGGTCCGTTCCCTGAAATTTTATAAGATAGACCCGTCGTTCATTGCACAAGTGTCATCCATACAAGCCGCTCCGCATCTACTGCACGTAGAAACATACTTACGACTGTTTGCAGCCATAGTGTTGAAAGACGAAGTAGTCCTCCACATCGATTGTGATACGGTCGTTCTGGGAGACATTTTGCCGATCATGCGGGAGTACGATATTACGAAACCGATAAGCGCCTGTAATGAATACGACATCCACTACAAATCTGTGGAACGTCCCTATCTGAAAAAATGCCATCAAGCTTACGACACCTATATCAATGTGGAAAGCAACGCTTACCGGCAACAGAAAAGATTAGGCATGCAAGGGGATTTTCACTATTTCAATGCGGGTGTCATGCTGATGAATCTGGAGAAATGGAGAGAGGAAAATCTGACAACAACCGTTTTGGAATACATCAATACGCATCCATTCCTGCACGCTGCCGACCAAGATGCACTCAATGCAGTCCTGAACGGCAATTTCGGCGTATTGCATCCGAAATGGAATTCGCATGTTTTAATGTGCGGCATCGTCACTAATTACAGCGACGAAGAACCGACCGAAGCGACCCAGCATCCACAAATCGTTCATTTCACAGGCAGCGTGAAACCATGGCATTATATGAGTTCTCATCCCTACAAAAGACAATACTGGAAATATCGCAAGAACACCCCTTGGCCGAAACGCGTCTTTCCCGACCGTAATTTCATGAACCGCATCAGAAAACATATTATCAACCCTCTGAAAAGAATAAGTAGATATATGCTCGGCCCCAAATACGTATTTCGTATCAAACAGATGTTCGGACATTATTAA
- a CDS encoding flippase has translation MNILNVLFPVVTVPYVSRILNSEGVGLANFAITYVSYFALFAALGISIYGVREIAKFKDRTDKISQVFSELFKITLISTLLISTVFILTLYLIPQLAVDRKILLVSGLTLFFTPVAIDWYFAGLEQFKIITLRSVIIKLLCIAGLFLFVRTKQDVIIYVLLNVLAVVAGNIWNILYATRKGLKIKLTGIRIKSHLKPMLILFSSVLAVSIFVMLDTLMLGFMCTYEEVGFYTSAAKIAKLFIPIFSSLGIVLLPRLSYNRQNNKETENSFLLQKSFDFTIFLTIPAMFGLFLLASRFVPFFFGPAFDGAIVPLKILSALILIIGLNNLFGIQVLLGLNLDSKYLISVIIAAVLNFCGNLILIPRYGSAGASVASVGAEIVQLVINIYMVLRFTSVRLNWKSAWPHVACSLSFIPIFYLANKYIVNDFTFLFVMCILCALTYGALQYLAIRHSLLRQYIDQYILKRA, from the coding sequence TTGAACATACTGAATGTACTGTTCCCTGTCGTTACGGTGCCGTATGTCTCGCGAATACTGAATTCGGAAGGAGTCGGACTCGCTAATTTTGCCATTACGTATGTCAGTTATTTTGCTTTGTTCGCAGCATTAGGGATTTCCATTTACGGAGTGCGGGAAATAGCTAAATTTAAGGATCGAACAGATAAAATATCCCAAGTTTTTTCTGAACTGTTCAAAATAACATTAATAAGCACATTACTGATCTCTACGGTTTTTATTTTGACTCTGTACCTAATTCCCCAATTGGCTGTTGACAGAAAGATATTATTGGTTTCCGGACTGACATTATTTTTTACTCCGGTCGCTATCGATTGGTATTTTGCAGGACTCGAACAGTTTAAAATCATCACCCTGCGGTCAGTCATCATCAAATTACTTTGCATTGCAGGGCTATTTTTGTTCGTTAGGACCAAGCAAGATGTCATCATTTATGTTTTGTTGAACGTTTTGGCTGTTGTGGCAGGTAATATATGGAATATTCTCTATGCTACACGCAAGGGTTTGAAAATAAAATTGACGGGCATCCGAATCAAATCGCACCTTAAACCCATGCTCATCCTGTTCAGTTCTGTATTGGCTGTTAGCATATTCGTTATGCTGGACACACTGATGCTTGGATTCATGTGTACTTATGAAGAAGTGGGATTTTATACTTCCGCAGCGAAAATCGCCAAACTGTTCATCCCGATCTTTTCATCACTTGGCATAGTTCTGTTACCTAGACTTTCATATAATCGGCAAAACAATAAAGAGACGGAAAATTCCTTCCTATTGCAGAAATCGTTCGACTTTACCATATTTCTTACGATTCCCGCCATGTTCGGCCTTTTCCTATTGGCATCGCGGTTCGTTCCGTTTTTTTTCGGTCCGGCATTCGACGGAGCGATCGTTCCGTTAAAAATCCTGTCCGCCTTAATCCTGATTATCGGCCTCAATAATCTGTTCGGGATACAAGTCTTGCTGGGCCTCAATCTGGATTCGAAATATCTGATCTCGGTAATTATTGCGGCTGTCCTGAATTTCTGCGGAAATTTGATACTGATTCCCCGTTACGGCTCCGCCGGCGCTTCGGTTGCTTCAGTTGGCGCCGAAATCGTCCAATTGGTCATCAACATTTATATGGTCCTCCGCTTCACATCGGTTCGCTTGAACTGGAAATCGGCATGGCCCCATGTAGCCTGTTCACTGTCTTTCATTCCTATCTTCTATCTCGCCAACAAGTATATCGTCAACGATTTTACGTTTTTGTTTGTCATGTGCATTTTATGTGCCCTAACTTACGGGGCACTACAATATTTGGCGATACGGCATTCCCTGCTAAGGCAATACATTGATCAATACATACTGAAAAGAGCATAA
- a CDS encoding UDP-glucuronic acid decarboxylase family protein, producing MKRILVTGGAGFIGSHLCERLLREGHDVICMDNYFTGSKDNIRHLLENDHFELVRHDIIEPYHAEVDEIYNLACPASPVHYQYNPIKTLKTSVMGAINMLGLAKRTKAKILQASTSEVYGDPMVHPQVETYWGNVNPIGLRSCYDEGKRCAETLFMDYHRQNGVRIKIIRIFNTYGPRMNPNDGRVVSNFIVQALRGESITIYGDGTQTRSFQYVDDLIEAMIRMMATEDDFTGPVNTGNPDEFTMLELAERVIRLTGSKSEIVFNPLPSDDPKQRKPDISLATQKLNGWKPNVKLEQGLQKTIEYFKEIACQ from the coding sequence ATGAAGAGAATACTCGTAACCGGAGGAGCCGGGTTTATCGGCTCGCACCTTTGCGAGCGGTTATTGCGCGAAGGGCACGACGTCATCTGCATGGACAATTACTTCACCGGCAGTAAGGACAATATCCGCCACCTGCTGGAAAACGACCATTTCGAACTGGTACGCCACGATATCATCGAGCCGTACCATGCCGAAGTCGACGAAATATACAACCTCGCCTGCCCCGCATCGCCCGTGCACTACCAGTACAACCCGATCAAGACCCTGAAAACCTCGGTCATGGGAGCCATCAATATGCTCGGGCTGGCCAAACGCACCAAGGCCAAAATCCTGCAGGCTTCGACCAGCGAGGTATACGGCGATCCTATGGTGCATCCGCAGGTGGAGACATATTGGGGCAATGTGAACCCTATCGGACTGAGGTCGTGCTACGACGAAGGAAAGCGCTGTGCCGAAACTCTCTTTATGGACTATCACCGCCAGAACGGAGTACGGATCAAAATCATCCGGATATTCAACACCTATGGGCCCAGAATGAATCCCAACGACGGACGGGTCGTCTCGAATTTCATCGTTCAGGCGCTTCGCGGCGAGAGCATCACGATCTATGGCGACGGCACTCAAACCCGGAGCTTCCAGTATGTGGACGACCTGATCGAGGCGATGATACGCATGATGGCGACCGAAGACGATTTCACCGGTCCTGTGAATACCGGAAATCCGGACGAATTCACAATGCTCGAGCTCGCCGAGAGGGTCATCCGGCTGACCGGCTCGAAATCCGAGATCGTCTTCAACCCACTGCCAAGCGACGACCCGAAGCAACGAAAACCGGATATCTCACTCGCAACTCAAAAACTAAACGGATGGAAACCCAACGTGAAACTCGAACAAGGACTCCAAAAAACAATTGAATATTTCAAGGAGATCGCATGTCAATAA
- a CDS encoding UDP-glucose dehydrogenase family protein: MNVAIVGTGYVGLVTGTCFAEMGTNVTCVDIDTEKIDKLNNGIMPIYEPGLEELVKKNVREGRLHFTTDLTSALGKVEIVFSAVGTPPDEDGSADLHYVLDVARTFGQKINRYTLLVTKSTVPVGTAQKVKAAIREELEKRGVNIPFDVASNPEFLKEGAAIKDFMNPDRVVVGVDSQQARTLMERLYKPFLLNGFPILFMDVSSAEMTKYAANAMLATRISFMNDIANLCERIGANVDMVRKGMGADDRIGSRFLYAGCGYGGSCFPKDVKALCHTGRQNGYPMRVIEAVEAVNETQKVIVADKLKEALGTDLNGKVIALWGLAFKPETDDMREAPALVIIDKLLEAGATVRAFDPIAMDEARRKIGDRVVYCRNIYEAAEGADAIALVTEWKQFRLPDWNVVRQAMRGNLIVDGRNIYDRNELRNKGFAYTRIGNKQ, translated from the coding sequence ATGAATGTCGCAATCGTAGGAACCGGATATGTCGGTTTGGTCACGGGAACCTGTTTTGCCGAAATGGGCACGAATGTTACTTGCGTGGATATCGACACCGAAAAGATCGATAAACTCAACAACGGCATCATGCCGATTTATGAGCCGGGACTCGAGGAACTTGTCAAAAAAAACGTCCGTGAAGGACGTCTCCATTTCACGACCGATCTTACCTCAGCTCTCGGCAAAGTCGAAATCGTTTTCAGCGCCGTGGGAACCCCGCCGGACGAGGACGGCAGCGCCGATCTGCATTATGTGCTGGATGTAGCGCGAACGTTCGGACAGAAAATCAACCGCTATACCCTGCTGGTAACCAAAAGCACCGTACCCGTCGGCACGGCACAGAAAGTAAAAGCCGCCATCCGGGAAGAACTCGAAAAACGCGGTGTGAACATACCTTTCGACGTAGCCTCGAATCCCGAATTTCTCAAGGAAGGTGCGGCCATCAAGGATTTCATGAACCCCGACCGCGTGGTAGTCGGAGTGGACAGCCAACAGGCACGCACGCTGATGGAGCGTCTTTACAAACCGTTTCTACTCAACGGTTTTCCAATTCTGTTTATGGACGTATCGTCGGCCGAGATGACCAAGTACGCGGCCAATGCCATGCTCGCTACCCGCATCAGCTTTATGAACGACATCGCCAACCTCTGCGAGCGTATCGGCGCGAATGTCGATATGGTACGCAAGGGCATGGGAGCCGACGATCGTATCGGAAGCCGATTTCTCTATGCCGGCTGCGGATACGGCGGGTCGTGCTTTCCGAAAGATGTCAAGGCGCTGTGCCATACCGGACGGCAAAACGGATACCCGATGCGCGTCATCGAGGCCGTCGAGGCGGTTAACGAGACTCAGAAAGTGATCGTGGCGGATAAACTCAAAGAGGCGCTGGGCACTGATCTGAACGGAAAAGTGATTGCCCTGTGGGGACTCGCATTCAAACCCGAAACCGACGATATGCGCGAGGCCCCGGCGCTGGTCATTATCGACAAGCTGCTCGAAGCCGGAGCGACCGTCCGGGCTTTCGATCCGATCGCCATGGATGAGGCGCGCAGAAAAATAGGGGACCGGGTTGTCTACTGCCGTAACATTTACGAAGCCGCCGAAGGAGCCGACGCCATTGCGCTGGTGACCGAATGGAAGCAGTTCCGGCTGCCCGACTGGAACGTTGTCCGCCAAGCCATGCGAGGAAACCTGATCGTCGACGGCCGGAACATATACGATCGGAATGAGCTCCGGAACAAAGGATTCGCGTATACCCGGATCGGAAATAAACAGTAA
- the rfbB gene encoding dTDP-glucose 4,6-dehydratase, which translates to MNRNILITGGAGFIGSHVVRLFVNKYPGYRIVNLDKLTYAGNLTNLADVENAPNYAFVKADICDYERMRELFREYAVDGVIHLAAESHVDRSIRDPFTFARTNVMGTLSLLQAAKEQWNGDYEGKRFYHISTDEVYGALPMTRPQGDPNGNECGGGPYGDRFFTERTKYDPHSPYSAGKASSDHFVRAYHDTYGLPTVISNCSNNYGPYQFPEKLIPLFINNIRNDRPLPVYGKGQNVRDWLYVEDHARAIDLIFHEGKIAETYNIGGFNEWKNIDLIKVIVKTVDRLLGRPEGASEKLITYVADRAGHDLRYAIDSTKLKEELGWEPTLQFEEGIEKTVRWYLHNQKWIDNVTSGEYQRCYQDMYNQK; encoded by the coding sequence ATGAACCGTAATATACTGATCACGGGCGGCGCCGGCTTCATCGGAAGCCATGTGGTACGCCTGTTCGTAAACAAGTACCCCGGATACCGCATCGTCAACCTCGACAAACTGACCTATGCCGGCAATCTGACCAACCTCGCGGACGTCGAGAACGCCCCGAACTACGCTTTCGTAAAGGCCGATATCTGCGACTACGAGAGGATGCGGGAACTATTCCGGGAGTATGCCGTCGACGGGGTGATACACCTCGCGGCCGAAAGCCATGTCGACCGATCGATCCGGGACCCGTTCACCTTCGCCCGGACGAACGTCATGGGAACGCTGTCGCTGCTTCAGGCGGCCAAGGAGCAATGGAACGGAGACTACGAGGGGAAACGGTTCTACCACATATCCACCGACGAGGTCTACGGAGCGCTGCCGATGACGCGGCCCCAAGGCGATCCGAACGGAAACGAGTGCGGAGGGGGACCCTACGGAGATCGCTTCTTCACCGAGCGGACCAAGTACGATCCGCACAGCCCCTACTCGGCCGGCAAGGCTTCGTCGGATCACTTCGTCAGGGCCTATCACGATACATACGGCCTGCCGACCGTCATCTCGAACTGCTCGAACAACTACGGACCCTATCAGTTCCCCGAAAAGCTGATCCCGCTGTTCATAAACAACATCCGGAACGACAGGCCGCTACCGGTCTACGGCAAGGGGCAGAACGTCCGCGACTGGCTATACGTGGAAGACCACGCACGGGCCATAGACCTGATTTTCCACGAGGGGAAAATCGCCGAAACGTACAACATCGGAGGATTCAACGAGTGGAAGAACATAGACCTGATAAAAGTGATCGTCAAGACCGTAGATCGACTGCTGGGCAGGCCGGAAGGCGCGAGCGAAAAACTGATTACCTATGTCGCTGACCGGGCCGGGCACGACCTGCGCTATGCGATAGACTCCACGAAGCTCAAGGAGGAATTGGGCTGGGAACCGACCCTCCAGTTCGAAGAAGGCATCGAAAAAACAGTCCGATGGTATCTCCATAACCAAAAGTGGATCGATAACGTGACCTCGGGGGAGTATCAGAGGTGTTATCAGGATATGTATAACCAGAAATAA
- the rfbD gene encoding dTDP-4-dehydrorhamnose reductase, with product MTILVTGANGQLGREMRRAAAGSADRYVFTDVAELDIADADAVGRTVRKEKADVIVNCAAYTNVDRAEEDETAADLLNHRAVANLAAAARERGAVLIHISTDYVFRGDKSTPYAEDDPTDPTGAYGRTKLAGERAIAESGCRYLIFRTAWLYSEFGNNFLRTMLRLTAERDSLSVVFDQVGTPTYAGDLARAIFEIVQGRKYDGREGVYHFSDEGVCSWYDFARAIAGYAGHTGCDIGPCHSSEFPSKVRRPSFSVLDKTKVKQTFGIRIPHWTESLRYCLERIEKLRE from the coding sequence ATGACAATATTGGTCACCGGAGCCAACGGGCAACTCGGGCGCGAGATGCGTCGTGCGGCGGCGGGCAGCGCGGACCGGTACGTCTTCACCGACGTGGCCGAGCTGGACATCGCCGATGCCGATGCGGTCGGACGCACGGTGCGGAAAGAGAAGGCGGACGTGATCGTCAACTGCGCGGCCTATACGAACGTAGACCGGGCAGAGGAGGACGAGACCGCGGCGGACCTGCTCAACCATCGCGCCGTGGCGAATCTGGCCGCCGCAGCCCGCGAGCGGGGAGCCGTGCTGATCCACATATCGACGGACTACGTCTTCCGGGGGGACAAGAGTACGCCCTACGCCGAGGACGACCCGACCGATCCGACGGGAGCCTACGGACGCACGAAGCTGGCCGGCGAACGGGCGATAGCCGAAAGCGGCTGCCGCTATCTGATCTTCCGCACCGCATGGCTCTACTCCGAGTTCGGGAACAACTTCCTTCGAACGATGCTCCGCCTGACCGCCGAGCGCGACAGCCTGAGCGTCGTGTTCGATCAGGTCGGCACGCCGACCTATGCAGGAGATCTGGCCCGTGCGATCTTCGAGATCGTGCAGGGGCGGAAGTACGACGGCCGGGAGGGCGTATACCACTTCTCCGACGAAGGAGTCTGCTCGTGGTACGACTTCGCGCGGGCGATCGCCGGGTACGCGGGCCATACGGGATGCGACATCGGGCCGTGCCACAGCTCGGAGTTCCCCAGCAAGGTCCGCCGGCCGAGCTTCTCCGTGCTGGATAAAACCAAGGTAAAGCAGACCTTCGGCATCCGGATACCGCACTGGACCGAATCGCTACGATATTGTCTGGAGCGAATAGAAAAATTGCGCGAATAA
- the rfbC gene encoding dTDP-4-dehydrorhamnose 3,5-epimerase, whose protein sequence is MHIIETDLDGVVIVEPQIFGDRRGYFFESFSLRAFDEAVRPIRFVQDNESKSSYGVLRGLHFQKPPHAQSKLVRVISGTVLDVAVDIRRGSPTFGRHVAVELSGENRRQLFIPRGFAHGFAVLSEEAVFQYKCDNYYAPQSEGAIAWNDPQIGIDWRIDPANVILSEKDSRHPRLDEAPELFDYNDNLYEI, encoded by the coding sequence ATGCATATCATCGAAACCGACTTGGATGGAGTCGTCATTGTGGAGCCGCAGATTTTCGGCGACCGGAGGGGCTATTTCTTCGAGAGTTTCTCCCTGCGCGCATTCGACGAGGCGGTGCGCCCCATACGCTTCGTGCAGGACAACGAATCGAAGTCCTCCTACGGGGTGCTTCGCGGGCTGCACTTCCAAAAGCCGCCGCATGCCCAGAGCAAGCTGGTGCGCGTGATTTCGGGAACCGTATTGGACGTGGCCGTGGACATCCGCCGCGGCTCGCCGACCTTCGGCCGCCACGTGGCCGTCGAGCTCTCGGGCGAGAACAGACGGCAGCTGTTCATCCCCCGCGGATTCGCGCACGGCTTCGCCGTACTGAGCGAGGAGGCTGTCTTCCAGTATAAATGCGACAACTACTACGCCCCGCAGAGCGAGGGGGCGATCGCATGGAACGACCCGCAGATCGGTATCGACTGGCGGATCGACCCCGCGAACGTGATCCTCTCGGAAAAGGACAGCCGGCATCCGAGACTGGACGAAGCACCCGAACTGTTCGACTACAACGATAATCTTTACGAAATATGA
- a CDS encoding site-specific integrase, which yields MTTIQVKLRHSGVQGKAGTIYYQITRGRKTRRIATHLRIAPEHWLPAAQRIAPAISQTPEGRLLRHRIEHDIASLRRIVRELDTQGNGYGPDDIIMRFRIMAQRITVAESMRREIDELTNSNRLGTARNYRRALNSFMSFLGAKDIPFSAVTESLIDEYNGFLIRRGVVRNTVSFYMRILRAVYNKAVRKYGIEQTYPFRHVYTGIDRTRQRAIDERFIAKLWRLDLTDAPSLSLARDLFIFSYCARGMAFVDMAYLQTKNIRDNEIVYTRRKTGQPLRIRIEPCMREIIVRHAAATYPSYLFPILRTTKPDKAFSQYQTALNRYNQQLKELAQRLNLKESLSSYVARHSWATAARKHNIPLSVISAGMGHASERTTLIYLASLENSAIDAANQKITAVLNKNVSMQETT from the coding sequence ATGACAACCATCCAAGTGAAATTGCGTCATTCCGGCGTACAGGGTAAGGCCGGCACGATCTACTATCAAATCACCCGTGGCCGAAAGACACGCCGGATCGCTACACACCTTCGGATCGCACCCGAACACTGGCTGCCGGCGGCGCAACGCATCGCCCCTGCAATCTCGCAGACCCCGGAGGGACGTCTGCTGCGGCACCGTATCGAGCACGACATCGCATCGTTACGCCGTATCGTTCGGGAATTGGACACGCAAGGGAACGGTTACGGACCGGACGATATCATCATGCGATTCCGTATCATGGCACAGCGCATAACGGTAGCCGAATCGATGCGGCGCGAGATCGACGAACTGACGAACAGCAACCGCCTCGGAACGGCCCGGAACTACCGGCGGGCGTTGAACAGTTTTATGAGTTTTCTCGGGGCAAAAGACATTCCTTTTTCGGCCGTAACCGAATCCCTGATCGACGAGTACAACGGCTTTCTGATCCGGCGGGGCGTCGTGCGCAATACCGTATCGTTCTATATGCGTATTCTCAGAGCCGTTTACAATAAAGCCGTCCGCAAGTACGGTATCGAGCAGACCTATCCGTTTCGGCATGTCTATACCGGAATCGACCGTACCCGCCAGCGGGCTATCGACGAACGTTTCATCGCCAAGCTATGGAGGCTGGATCTGACCGATGCCCCCTCTCTCTCGCTGGCACGCGATCTCTTTATTTTCAGTTACTGCGCGCGCGGCATGGCTTTCGTCGACATGGCCTATCTGCAAACGAAAAATATCCGGGACAATGAAATCGTCTACACGCGTCGCAAAACCGGACAACCGCTACGCATCCGCATCGAACCGTGCATGCGCGAGATCATCGTCCGGCATGCGGCGGCGACTTATCCGTCTTACCTTTTCCCGATTCTGCGGACAACGAAACCTGACAAGGCCTTTTCCCAGTATCAGACGGCACTGAATCGCTACAACCAGCAATTGAAGGAGCTGGCACAACGCCTGAACCTGAAGGAGTCGCTCTCTTCCTATGTAGCCCGGCACAGCTGGGCCACGGCTGCACGAAAACACAACATCCCCCTTTCCGTTATCAGCGCGGGGATGGGGCACGCTTCGGAACGAACGACCCTGATCTATCTGGCTTCGCTGGAGAATTCGGCAATAGATGCTGCCAATCAGAAGATTACGGCTGTTTTGAATAAAAACGTCTCTATGCAAGAAACCACATAA